The following proteins come from a genomic window of Pseudomonas sp. MAG733B:
- a CDS encoding alpha-D-ribose 1-methylphosphonate 5-phosphate C-P-lyase PhnJ, whose protein sequence is MNDLTQAPVRDAAYNFAYLDEQTKRMIRRALLKAVAIPGYQVPFGGREMPLPYGWGTGGMQLTAAILGDDDVLKVIDQGADDTTNAVSIRRFFARTAGVATTESTPDATVIQTRHRIPETPLHADQIMVYQVPIPEPLRFIEPSEVETRTMHALNDYGVMHVKLYEDIATFGHIATAYAYPVMVDERYVMDPSPIPKFDNPKLDMSPALMLFGAGREKRLYAVPPFTRVTSLDFEDHPFEAQKWEECCAICGSRESFLDELILDDAGTQSFVCSDTYYCAQRVSQQEQGQ, encoded by the coding sequence ATGAATGACCTGACTCAAGCGCCGGTCCGCGACGCGGCGTACAACTTCGCCTACCTCGATGAACAGACCAAACGCATGATCCGCCGCGCCTTGCTCAAGGCTGTGGCGATCCCCGGTTACCAGGTGCCGTTTGGTGGTCGCGAGATGCCGCTGCCTTACGGTTGGGGCACTGGTGGCATGCAATTGACCGCCGCGATTTTGGGCGACGATGACGTGCTCAAGGTCATCGACCAAGGCGCGGATGACACCACCAACGCCGTGTCGATCCGCCGCTTCTTTGCCCGCACCGCAGGCGTCGCCACCACCGAAAGTACGCCGGACGCGACGGTGATCCAGACCCGCCACCGGATCCCGGAAACGCCGCTGCACGCCGACCAGATCATGGTCTATCAAGTGCCGATTCCCGAGCCGCTGCGCTTTATCGAACCGTCGGAAGTCGAGACGCGGACCATGCACGCCCTCAATGATTACGGGGTCATGCACGTCAAACTCTACGAAGACATCGCCACCTTCGGCCACATCGCCACGGCCTATGCCTACCCGGTGATGGTCGACGAGCGCTACGTGATGGACCCGTCGCCGATCCCGAAATTCGACAACCCGAAACTCGACATGAGCCCGGCGCTGATGCTGTTCGGTGCCGGTCGTGAGAAGCGGCTGTACGCGGTGCCGCCGTTTACCCGCGTCACCAGTCTCGACTTCGAGGATCACCCGTTCGAGGCGCAGAAATGGGAGGAGTGCTGCGCCATCTGCGGCAGCCGTGAATCGTTCCTCGACGAGCTGATCCTCGACGACGCCGGCACCCAGAGCTTCGTCTGTTCCGACACTTATTACTGCGCCCAGCGCGTCAGCCAGCAGGAGCAGGGCCAATGA
- the phnD gene encoding phosphonate ABC transporter substrate-binding protein, protein MLNRIGRVFAGAALLASCVMGTAQAEEKAINFGIMSTESSQNLKSIWQPFLDDMQKQTGLKINATFASDYAGLIQGMRFNKVDVAWLGNKAAIEAVDRSNGEIFAQTAAASGAAGYWSVLIARKDSPINSVDDMLKNAKNLTFGNGDPNSTSGYLVPGYYVFAKNHVDAATAFKRTLNSSHEVNALSVAKGQLDVATFNTESWDRLEVTQPDKAALLKVIWKSPLIPADPLVWSKALSDSEKTKIRDFIFSYGDTDSEKAVLAGMQLGKFLKSSDDQLLPIRQLELFKQRTTISADTKLEAADKAKKLADIDAELAKLQERITLLEKSEKKTANAG, encoded by the coding sequence ATGTTGAACCGTATCGGTCGTGTTTTTGCTGGTGCAGCACTGCTCGCCAGCTGTGTGATGGGCACCGCCCAGGCTGAAGAAAAAGCCATCAACTTCGGCATCATGTCCACCGAATCCTCGCAAAACCTCAAGAGCATCTGGCAGCCGTTTCTGGATGACATGCAGAAGCAAACCGGCCTGAAGATCAACGCCACGTTTGCCTCGGACTATGCCGGCCTGATCCAGGGCATGCGCTTCAACAAGGTCGACGTCGCCTGGTTGGGCAACAAGGCTGCCATCGAAGCCGTGGACCGTTCCAACGGCGAAATCTTCGCCCAGACCGCGGCCGCCAGCGGTGCAGCCGGTTACTGGAGCGTGTTGATCGCGCGCAAGGACAGCCCGATCAACTCCGTTGACGACATGCTGAAAAACGCCAAGAACCTGACCTTCGGTAATGGTGATCCGAACTCCACTTCGGGCTACCTGGTGCCGGGCTATTACGTGTTCGCCAAGAACCACGTCGATGCCGCCACTGCATTCAAGCGCACGCTCAACTCCAGCCATGAAGTCAACGCCTTGAGCGTGGCCAAGGGGCAGCTGGATGTGGCGACCTTCAACACCGAAAGCTGGGATCGCCTGGAAGTCACCCAGCCTGATAAAGCCGCGCTGCTGAAAGTGATCTGGAAATCGCCGCTGATCCCGGCCGACCCGTTGGTGTGGAGCAAGGCGCTGAGTGACAGCGAGAAAACCAAGATCCGCGATTTCATCTTCAGCTACGGCGATACCGACTCCGAAAAAGCCGTGCTCGCGGGCATGCAGTTGGGCAAGTTCCTGAAGTCCAGCGACGACCAGTTGCTGCCGATCCGTCAGCTGGAGCTGTTCAAGCAGCGCACCACCATCAGCGCCGACACCAAGCTTGAAGCCGCCGACAAGGCCAAGAAACTGGCCGACATCGATGCCGAGCTGGCCAAGCTGCAAGAGCGCATCACCTTGCTCGAGAAGAGCGAGAAAAAGACCGCCAACGCCGGTTGA
- the phnK gene encoding phosphonate C-P lyase system protein PhnK — MNQALKNDLSVSTEPLLQVRDLSLLYGPEKGCQDVSFDLYPGEVLGIVGESGSGKSTLLSLLSGRLPPQNGRIGYRDKQGQWLDLYSASEAERRTLLRTEWGFVEQNPRDGLRMGVSAGANIGERLMAQGVRNYQQLRGAGLDWLSQVEIDPQRIDDLPRTFSGGMQQRLQIARNLVSSPRLVFMDEPTGGLDVSVQARLLDLLRGLVRELDLAVVIVTHDLAVARLLADRLMVMRRSRVVETGLTDQILDDPQHPYSQLLVSSVLQP, encoded by the coding sequence ATGAACCAGGCGCTGAAAAACGATCTGTCCGTGTCCACCGAACCCTTGCTGCAAGTGCGTGATTTGTCGCTGTTGTACGGTCCGGAAAAGGGCTGTCAGGACGTCAGTTTCGATTTGTACCCCGGTGAGGTATTGGGGATTGTCGGTGAGTCCGGGTCGGGTAAATCGACCTTGCTCTCGCTGCTCAGCGGACGCCTGCCACCGCAGAACGGCCGCATCGGCTACCGCGACAAACAAGGCCAATGGCTGGACCTGTACAGCGCCAGCGAAGCCGAACGCCGCACATTGCTGCGCACCGAATGGGGCTTCGTCGAACAGAACCCGCGCGACGGTTTGCGCATGGGCGTGTCGGCTGGCGCCAACATCGGCGAACGCCTGATGGCCCAGGGCGTGCGCAACTATCAGCAGTTGCGCGGGGCCGGGCTCGACTGGCTGAGCCAGGTGGAAATCGATCCGCAGCGCATCGACGATTTGCCGCGGACCTTTTCCGGCGGCATGCAGCAGCGCCTGCAAATCGCCCGCAACCTGGTGTCGAGCCCGCGTCTGGTGTTCATGGACGAACCCACCGGTGGCCTCGATGTGTCGGTGCAGGCGCGCTTGCTCGACCTGTTGCGCGGCCTGGTGCGGGAGCTGGACCTGGCGGTGGTGATCGTCACCCACGATTTGGCGGTGGCGCGGTTGCTGGCCGACCGCTTGATGGTGATGCGCCGTTCGCGGGTGGTGGAAACCGGCCTGACCGACCAGATCCTCGACGATCCGCAGCACCCTTATTCGCAACTGCTGGTGTCTTCGGTGTTGCAGCCGTGA
- the phnL gene encoding phosphonate C-P lyase system protein PhnL encodes MNNLIEVRDLSKTFTLHQQNGVVLNVLRGVDFSVAGGECLVLHGQSGAGKSTLLRTLYGNYLPAGGSIRMQHDGQWLELVGAEPRDILQVRQRTLGYVSQFLRVIPRVACLDVVMEPALARGWSKHLAQSRAELLLTRLNIPQRLWQLAPGTFSGGEQQRVNIARGFMVAWPVMLLDEPTASLDDNNRQVVLELMNEAKVAGAALIGIFHDRVAREAVADRHLDMTPAAVTEKEYADVR; translated from the coding sequence ATGAATAACTTGATCGAGGTCCGTGACCTCTCGAAAACCTTCACCCTGCATCAGCAGAACGGCGTGGTCCTCAACGTGTTGCGCGGGGTGGATTTCAGTGTGGCGGGCGGCGAATGCCTGGTGCTGCACGGTCAGTCCGGTGCCGGCAAAAGCACCTTGCTGCGCACCCTGTACGGCAACTATCTGCCGGCAGGCGGCAGCATCCGCATGCAGCATGACGGCCAGTGGCTGGAGTTGGTGGGCGCCGAACCCCGGGACATTCTGCAAGTGCGTCAGCGCACGCTCGGCTATGTCAGCCAGTTCCTGCGGGTGATTCCGCGTGTGGCTTGCCTGGATGTGGTGATGGAGCCAGCGCTGGCTCGTGGCTGGTCGAAACACCTGGCGCAATCGCGGGCCGAATTGCTGCTCACTCGCCTAAACATTCCGCAACGCCTGTGGCAACTGGCGCCCGGCACCTTTTCCGGTGGCGAACAGCAGCGGGTCAACATCGCCCGCGGCTTCATGGTCGCGTGGCCGGTGATGTTGCTCGACGAACCGACAGCCTCCCTCGACGACAACAATCGTCAGGTGGTGCTGGAACTGATGAATGAAGCAAAAGTCGCCGGTGCCGCGCTGATCGGTATCTTCCACGACCGTGTCGCCCGCGAAGCGGTTGCCGACCGCCATCTCGACATGACGCCCGCCGCTGTGACCGAAAAGGAATACGCCGATGTCCGTTGA
- the phnE gene encoding phosphonate ABC transporter, permease protein PhnE encodes MTTLHAEAVGKRTWPQYAGWGLFLVLLAWAWHGAEMNPMALYRDSGNMATFAADFFPPDFHEWRSYLKEMIVTVQIALWGTVLAIVCSVPLGILCSENITPWWIHQPLRRVMDAFRSINEMVFAMLFVVAVGLGPFAGVLALWISTTGVLAKLFAEAVEAIDPGPVEGVRATGASALQEVIYGVIPQVMPLWVSYALYRFEANVRSATVVGMVGAGGIGVILWENIRAFQFVQTCAVLLVIIVVVSLIDILSQRLRKQFI; translated from the coding sequence ATGACCACTCTCCACGCTGAAGCTGTCGGCAAGCGTACCTGGCCGCAATACGCCGGTTGGGGCCTGTTTCTGGTCCTGCTGGCCTGGGCCTGGCACGGCGCCGAAATGAATCCGATGGCGCTGTACCGCGACTCGGGAAACATGGCGACGTTCGCCGCGGATTTCTTTCCGCCGGACTTCCATGAATGGCGCTCGTACCTCAAGGAAATGATCGTCACCGTACAAATCGCCTTATGGGGCACGGTGCTGGCGATTGTCTGCTCGGTGCCGCTGGGCATTCTCTGCTCGGAAAACATCACCCCCTGGTGGATTCACCAACCACTGCGCCGGGTGATGGACGCTTTCCGTTCGATCAACGAAATGGTCTTCGCGATGTTGTTCGTGGTGGCCGTCGGCCTGGGACCGTTTGCCGGTGTCCTGGCACTGTGGATCAGCACAACGGGCGTACTCGCCAAACTCTTCGCTGAAGCCGTGGAAGCGATTGATCCAGGCCCGGTCGAAGGCGTTCGTGCTACCGGCGCCAGTGCCTTGCAAGAGGTGATCTACGGCGTGATCCCGCAAGTGATGCCGCTGTGGGTTTCGTATGCGCTCTACCGTTTTGAAGCCAACGTGCGCTCGGCGACGGTGGTGGGGATGGTCGGTGCGGGCGGGATCGGCGTGATTCTGTGGGAAAACATCCGTGCCTTTCAGTTCGTTCAAACCTGCGCTGTTTTGCTGGTGATCATCGTTGTCGTCAGCCTGATCGACATCCTCTCGCAACGTCTGCGCAAGCAGTTCATCTGA
- a CDS encoding carbon-phosphorus lyase complex subunit PhnI, whose product MYVAVKGGEQAIDNAHRLLAKKRRGDTSVTELSVEQIRQQLPLAVARVMSEGSLYDEELAALAIKQAAGDLVEAIFLLRAYRTTLPRFSPSLPIDTQNMQLSRRLSATFKDVPGGQLLGPTFDYTHRLLDFALLAEGEYPGPQTTPNASLEPCPRVLGLLAKEGLIKNESDNGEAVADITRDPLELPANRAQRLQALARGDEGFLLALGYSTQRGYGRNHPFAGEIRIGEVEVWIEPEELGFPINLGSIEVTECEMVNQFVGSATELAQFTRGYGLAFGHAERKAMGMALVDRALRADEYNEEIVSPAQQEEFVLMHCDNVEASGFVSHLKLPHYVDFQAELELIRKLRKPAEGSNHE is encoded by the coding sequence ATGTACGTAGCCGTCAAGGGTGGCGAACAGGCCATCGACAATGCCCACCGTCTACTGGCGAAGAAACGCCGGGGCGATACCTCGGTCACTGAGCTGAGCGTTGAGCAGATCCGTCAGCAACTGCCGCTGGCGGTGGCGCGTGTGATGAGCGAAGGCTCGCTGTACGACGAAGAGCTGGCCGCGCTGGCGATCAAGCAAGCGGCGGGGGATCTGGTCGAAGCGATCTTCCTGCTGCGTGCCTACCGCACCACGTTGCCGCGCTTCAGCCCGAGCCTGCCGATCGATACGCAGAACATGCAGCTCAGCCGACGCTTGTCCGCCACCTTCAAGGACGTGCCCGGTGGGCAACTGCTGGGGCCGACCTTCGATTACACCCATCGCTTGCTGGACTTTGCGCTGCTCGCCGAAGGCGAATATCCGGGGCCGCAAACCACCCCGAATGCCAGTCTTGAACCGTGCCCTCGCGTCCTCGGTTTGCTGGCCAAGGAAGGCTTGATCAAGAACGAATCCGACAACGGCGAAGCGGTGGCGGACATCACCCGCGATCCGCTGGAATTGCCCGCCAATCGCGCCCAGCGCCTGCAAGCGCTGGCCCGTGGCGACGAAGGCTTCCTGTTGGCGTTGGGTTACTCGACCCAACGCGGTTACGGCCGCAACCATCCGTTCGCCGGGGAAATTCGCATCGGCGAAGTCGAGGTGTGGATCGAGCCCGAAGAGCTGGGTTTCCCGATCAACCTGGGCAGCATCGAAGTCACCGAGTGCGAGATGGTCAACCAGTTCGTCGGCTCGGCCACGGAGCTGGCGCAGTTCACTCGCGGCTACGGCCTGGCCTTCGGGCATGCCGAGCGCAAGGCCATGGGCATGGCGCTGGTCGACCGAGCATTACGCGCCGACGAGTACAACGAAGAGATCGTGTCCCCGGCGCAGCAGGAAGAATTCGTGCTGATGCACTGCGACAACGTCGAAGCATCCGGTTTTGTCTCGCACCTCAAATTACCTCACTACGTGGACTTCCAGGCCGAACTGGAACTGATCCGCAAACTGCGCAAGCCTGCCGAGGGCAGCAACCATGAATGA
- a CDS encoding cytochrome c-type biogenesis protein, with protein sequence MKRWLAAVVLGLSMAGVAHAAIDTYEFAKEGDRERFRELTKELRCPKCQNQDIADSNAPIAADLRKEIFRMLGEGKDNQQIIDFMVDRYGDFVRYKPALNAKTALLWFGPAGLLLGGFVIIAVIVRRRRVQRADTPDTLSAEERKRLDQLLDKNQE encoded by the coding sequence ATGAAGCGCTGGCTAGCTGCCGTAGTCTTGGGTTTGAGCATGGCCGGTGTGGCGCATGCCGCCATCGACACCTACGAGTTCGCCAAAGAGGGTGACCGCGAACGTTTTCGCGAATTGACCAAGGAACTGCGCTGCCCCAAGTGCCAGAACCAGGACATCGCCGACTCTAATGCGCCGATTGCCGCCGACCTGCGCAAGGAGATTTTCCGCATGCTCGGCGAGGGCAAGGACAACCAGCAGATCATCGACTTCATGGTTGATCGCTACGGGGATTTCGTCCGCTACAAACCGGCCCTCAACGCCAAGACTGCGCTGCTCTGGTTCGGCCCCGCCGGCCTGCTGCTGGGTGGCTTCGTGATCATCGCGGTGATCGTCCGCCGTCGTCGCGTGCAACGCGCTGATACCCCGGACACGCTTTCTGCCGAGGAGCGCAAGCGCCTCGATCAACTGTTGGATAAAAACCAAGAATGA
- the phnF gene encoding phosphonate metabolism transcriptional regulator PhnF, with protein MQLSRQDEPVYRELADILRRELGDYRAGDFLPAEVQLAERFGVNRHTLRRAIDELVFEGSLLRRQGKGTQVLERPLIYPMAADSAYSQSLSAQGHGVEAVLLKRRYCFASREEAQHLGIAEMAPMIELQTLRKLDGQPVSLIRHRYCASHAPLLADYTGGSLRQYLSERDMPLTRTQSLIGARLPNREEAALLMMPRHLPALSVFTLSRDRDGRAVELAQSTSRSDRFQYQVVT; from the coding sequence ATGCAGTTGTCTAGACAAGATGAACCGGTGTACCGCGAACTCGCCGACATCCTGCGTCGTGAACTGGGTGACTACCGCGCCGGAGACTTCCTGCCGGCGGAGGTGCAGTTGGCCGAACGCTTCGGCGTCAACCGCCACACCTTGCGCCGCGCCATCGATGAGCTGGTGTTCGAGGGCAGCCTGTTGCGCCGTCAGGGCAAAGGCACGCAAGTGCTGGAACGCCCGCTGATCTATCCGATGGCCGCCGACAGTGCCTACAGCCAGTCGCTATCGGCCCAGGGACATGGCGTCGAGGCGGTGCTGCTCAAACGTCGCTACTGCTTTGCCAGCCGTGAAGAGGCGCAGCATCTGGGCATTGCCGAGATGGCGCCGATGATCGAATTGCAGACTTTGCGCAAGCTCGACGGCCAGCCGGTCAGCCTGATCCGCCATCGCTACTGCGCCAGCCACGCGCCACTGCTCGCGGACTACACCGGCGGCTCGTTGCGCCAGTACCTCAGCGAACGGGACATGCCGCTGACCCGTACCCAAAGCCTGATCGGCGCCCGTTTGCCCAACCGCGAAGAAGCCGCGCTTTTGATGATGCCCCGGCATTTGCCGGCGCTGAGTGTGTTCACCCTTTCCCGTGATCGCGACGGCCGTGCGGTGGAGCTGGCCCAGTCCACCAGTCGTTCGGATCGCTTCCAATACCAGGTCGTTACCTGA
- the phnG gene encoding phosphonate C-P lyase system protein PhnG: MQNPVPHTERQHWIGVLARARLSDLQPFEDALRDIEYQLIRAPEIGMTLVRGRMGGNGAPFNVGEMSVTRCVVRLADGRTGYSYLAGRDKVHAELAALADAHLQGVQQRHWLTEMITPLATAQAERRAQKEAETAATKVEFFTLVRGEN; the protein is encoded by the coding sequence ATGCAAAACCCTGTTCCTCACACCGAACGCCAGCACTGGATCGGCGTGCTGGCCCGCGCTCGTCTCAGTGATTTGCAGCCCTTCGAAGACGCACTGCGCGACATCGAATACCAACTGATCCGCGCCCCGGAGATCGGCATGACCCTGGTTCGCGGTCGCATGGGTGGCAACGGTGCGCCGTTCAACGTCGGCGAAATGAGCGTGACCCGCTGCGTGGTGCGCCTGGCCGATGGCCGTACCGGCTACAGCTACCTGGCGGGCCGCGACAAGGTTCACGCCGAACTCGCGGCCCTGGCCGACGCGCATTTGCAAGGGGTGCAACAGCGTCACTGGCTAACGGAAATGATCACGCCACTGGCCACAGCCCAGGCCGAACGCCGGGCACAGAAAGAGGCGGAAACCGCCGCCACCAAAGTCGAATTCTTCACCCTCGTGCGAGGAGAAAACTGA
- the phnC gene encoding phosphonate ABC transporter ATP-binding protein produces the protein MNAAIHVDHLNKTFARKTALVDLELTIAAGEMVALIGASGSGKSTLLRHLAGLACCDKNNGGSVKVLGREVQASGRLNGKVRRLRADIGYIFQQFNLVNRLSVLDNVLLGCLGRMPRWRGNLCLFNAEEKQFALESLDRVGLADLAAQRASTLSGGQQQRVAIARALTQRAEVILADEPIASLDPESARKVMEILADINRRDGKTVVVTLHQVDYATRYCPRAVALKGGRIHFDGRAAELSGQFLNDLYGADIDTSLMCSDQLRPVEAVPRLVMARA, from the coding sequence ATGAACGCAGCTATCCATGTCGATCATCTGAACAAGACCTTTGCGCGTAAAACCGCACTGGTCGACCTCGAACTGACCATCGCGGCCGGTGAGATGGTCGCGCTGATCGGCGCGTCCGGCTCCGGTAAATCCACCTTGCTGCGCCACCTCGCGGGCCTGGCCTGTTGCGATAAAAACAACGGCGGCAGCGTCAAGGTGCTGGGGCGGGAAGTGCAGGCGAGCGGACGGCTCAATGGCAAAGTGCGCCGCCTGCGTGCCGACATCGGCTACATCTTCCAGCAGTTCAATCTGGTCAACCGCCTGAGCGTGCTCGACAACGTGCTGCTCGGTTGCCTGGGGCGCATGCCGCGCTGGCGTGGCAATTTGTGCCTGTTCAACGCCGAAGAAAAACAATTCGCCCTGGAATCCCTGGACCGCGTCGGCCTCGCCGATCTGGCGGCGCAACGGGCCTCGACCCTGTCCGGCGGTCAGCAGCAGCGCGTGGCGATTGCCCGAGCGCTGACCCAGCGTGCCGAGGTGATTCTGGCGGATGAGCCGATCGCCTCGCTCGACCCCGAGTCGGCGCGCAAGGTCATGGAGATCCTTGCCGACATCAACCGCCGCGACGGCAAGACCGTGGTCGTGACCCTGCATCAAGTCGACTACGCCACCCGCTATTGCCCGCGCGCCGTTGCGCTCAAGGGCGGGCGGATTCATTTCGATGGTCGCGCCGCCGAGCTGAGCGGGCAGTTCCTCAACGATTTGTATGGCGCCGATATCGACACCAGCCTGATGTGTTCCGACCAGCTTCGCCCAGTCGAAGCCGTGCCCCGGCTAGTGATGGCGCGCGCGTGA
- the phnH gene encoding phosphonate C-P lyase system protein PhnH — protein sequence MSAQLLQPAFADPVLDAQRGFRAAMKALAGPGLIQTLQPTPSLEGLEPATYALCLALLDVDTPLWLAPSFDTPLIRANLAFHCGCPLTAKREDARFALLAADDLLDLSGFDHGNDRYPDQSCTLLVQLPSLDGGAGLKWRGPGIESEHDVALPVADGFWRERERRIEFPRGLDLFIAAGHDLIGLPRSTRIAEERA from the coding sequence ATGAGCGCACAGCTGTTGCAACCGGCGTTCGCCGACCCGGTGCTGGATGCCCAGCGCGGTTTTCGCGCGGCTATGAAGGCACTCGCTGGGCCAGGTCTGATTCAGACATTGCAACCGACGCCGAGCCTTGAAGGATTGGAACCGGCGACCTATGCACTGTGCCTGGCACTGCTGGATGTCGACACGCCGCTGTGGCTGGCGCCGTCCTTCGACACGCCGCTGATTCGCGCCAACCTGGCGTTCCACTGTGGTTGCCCGTTGACCGCCAAGCGTGAAGACGCGCGGTTTGCCTTGCTTGCGGCCGACGATCTGCTCGACCTGAGCGGCTTCGATCATGGCAACGATCGCTACCCGGATCAGTCCTGCACCTTGCTGGTTCAACTGCCAAGCCTCGACGGCGGGGCAGGGCTGAAGTGGCGCGGGCCGGGGATCGAAAGTGAACACGATGTTGCGTTGCCGGTGGCCGATGGCTTCTGGCGCGAGCGTGAACGGCGCATCGAATTTCCCCGGGGCCTGGACCTGTTTATCGCTGCCGGCCATGACCTGATCGGTTTGCCGCGCAGTACTCGTATCGCAGAGGAGCGTGCCTGA
- the ccmI gene encoding c-type cytochrome biogenesis protein CcmI, with the protein MIDFWLAAGLLLLVALSFLLIPVLRNRRAQLEEDRTALNVALYQERVAELQTQQEEGVLDAAQMDAGRAEAARELLADTEGVDAPRVTRLGKPAPLLAAILVPVLGLGLYLHFGASDKVELTREFSQAPQSMEEMTQRLERAVAAQPDSAEALYFLGRTYMTQDRPADAAKIFERTVNIAGRQPELLGQWAQAQYFADGKKWSDKIQVLTDEALKADPKEVTSLGLLGIAAFEAERYQDAIDYWNRLLEQLPPEDKSRIALQGGITRAKEKLVASGGKVAEAPVAKVAALLKVRVDLAADLKAKVQPGDSVFIFARATNGPPAPLAAKRLTVADLPATVELGDADAMMPQLKLSNFPEVQLVARISRAGKPTAGEWIGRSQPLASSTTAPQKLTIDSPDK; encoded by the coding sequence ATGATTGATTTCTGGCTCGCTGCAGGTCTGCTCCTTCTGGTGGCCCTGAGTTTTCTGCTGATCCCTGTTCTGCGCAATCGTCGCGCCCAGCTCGAAGAGGATCGTACTGCCCTGAACGTGGCGCTGTATCAGGAGCGCGTGGCTGAGTTGCAGACTCAGCAGGAAGAGGGCGTACTCGACGCCGCGCAAATGGATGCTGGCCGCGCCGAGGCTGCCCGCGAATTGCTCGCTGACACCGAAGGCGTTGACGCGCCACGGGTGACGCGTCTGGGCAAACCGGCGCCGTTGCTGGCGGCGATTCTGGTCCCGGTGCTGGGCCTGGGGTTGTATCTGCATTTCGGTGCCAGCGACAAAGTCGAGCTGACCCGGGAATTCTCCCAGGCGCCACAGTCGATGGAAGAGATGACGCAGCGTCTGGAGCGTGCGGTCGCGGCGCAACCGGATTCCGCCGAGGCGCTGTATTTCCTTGGTCGCACCTACATGACTCAGGATCGTCCCGCCGATGCGGCGAAGATCTTCGAACGCACCGTCAACATCGCCGGGCGTCAGCCTGAACTGTTGGGGCAATGGGCGCAGGCTCAGTACTTCGCGGATGGCAAGAAATGGTCGGACAAGATTCAAGTGCTGACTGACGAAGCGCTGAAAGCCGATCCGAAGGAAGTCACCAGCCTCGGTTTGTTGGGCATCGCTGCATTCGAAGCCGAGCGTTACCAAGACGCCATCGATTACTGGAATCGCCTGCTGGAACAACTGCCACCGGAAGACAAATCCCGAATCGCGCTGCAGGGCGGCATTACCCGCGCCAAGGAAAAACTGGTGGCCAGTGGCGGTAAGGTAGCTGAGGCTCCGGTGGCCAAAGTTGCTGCGCTGCTCAAGGTCCGGGTGGATCTGGCGGCCGATCTGAAAGCCAAGGTCCAGCCGGGCGACAGCGTGTTCATCTTCGCCCGCGCCACCAACGGTCCTCCCGCGCCGTTGGCGGCCAAGCGCTTGACCGTGGCTGACCTGCCGGCGACTGTCGAACTGGGCGATGCTGACGCGATGATGCCGCAGTTGAAACTGTCGAACTTTCCTGAAGTCCAACTGGTTGCGCGCATCTCCCGCGCCGGCAAACCCACCGCCGGCGAGTGGATCGGTCGTAGCCAGCCTCTGGCCAGCAGCACCACCGCGCCGCAAAAACTGACTATCGACAGCCCGGATAAATAA
- a CDS encoding DsbE family thiol:disulfide interchange protein has product MKRWLMLLPLAIFLVVAVFLYRGLYLDPAELPSAMIGKPFPEFSLPAVQGDKTLTRADILGKPALVNVWGTWCISCRVEHPVLNKLAEKGVVIYGINYKDVNADALKWLAEFHNPYQLDIRDDAGTLGLNLGVYGAPETFFIDAKGIIRDKFVGVIDEQVWREKLAAKYQALVDEAKP; this is encoded by the coding sequence ATGAAGCGTTGGTTGATGTTGTTGCCACTGGCGATTTTTCTGGTGGTTGCCGTGTTCCTTTATCGCGGTCTGTACCTGGACCCGGCCGAGCTGCCTTCGGCGATGATCGGCAAGCCGTTCCCGGAGTTCTCGCTGCCAGCGGTGCAGGGCGACAAGACCCTGACCCGCGCCGACATCCTCGGTAAACCGGCACTGGTCAATGTCTGGGGCACCTGGTGCATTTCCTGCCGGGTCGAGCACCCGGTGCTGAACAAACTGGCCGAGAAGGGCGTGGTGATCTACGGCATCAACTACAAGGACGTCAACGCCGACGCCTTGAAGTGGCTGGCGGAATTCCACAACCCGTATCAGCTGGATATCCGCGACGATGCCGGCACCCTGGGCCTGAACCTCGGTGTGTATGGCGCGCCGGAAACCTTCTTCATCGACGCCAAAGGCATCATCCGCGACAAGTTCGTCGGTGTGATCGACGAGCAGGTCTGGCGCGAAAAACTGGCGGCCAAGTATCAGGCGCTGGTTGATGAGGCCAAGCCATGA